One Actinoplanes missouriensis 431 DNA segment encodes these proteins:
- a CDS encoding helix-turn-helix transcriptional regulator: MQATTNGGAVRGRRRELLGRRKEQRVLDELLRDVRAGRSRALVLRGEAGSGKTALLDCLAGRGSRVHILRTSGVESESEITYSGVQKLCAPLLSHLKRLPEPQRAALNIAFGLSDGAAPDLLVLGMATLGLFAEAALEKPVVCLIDDVQWLDRLSGLILAFVARRLDAESVALVFAAREQDCGDVLRGVPELTVPGLPESDAQALLNSVLVGPVDAHVRHRIVAETRGNPLALLELTRGLSPAELAFGFGGLSPAPLAGRVEEGFRRRIAALPRDTRTVLLAAAIEPVGDTVLLWRALRLLGVDPEAVMPAETDGLIEFGISVRFRHPLVRSAAWRSGTAADLRQVHQALAEVTDPVRDPDRRAWHRAHAAAGADEEVAAELVRMADRARTRGGRSAAAAFLERAAGLTGTPARRGALLLDAAAARAAAGSYAQVPDLLAMAEMAPLPDFERARAERLRAHVTFALEPGRTAGPALLAAADRLRRFDRDAARDTFLTALGAAVYAGRFGGQDLRRAAEAARDVPSGRSFPDLLLAGLVSWVLDGHAAAMPALHSALDAMGAPEDAGLIWLASPVAHEVYRMDLADRMSEQAVCFARATGALSLLPTALVLRADSLLSAGRFADTANLLAEVDAVSQATGGPVQQSARLTLAAYRGHQRSAAPLIDSKLREAAERGDGRLHTLASHAKAVLGNGLGDHQAALNAARDGASHEDLALHGRLLSELVEAAARAGDAVTAAEARDRLAERTAAAGTSWALGAQAVADALAGPPGKAEERYREAVDLFTTETAIEGFRARLLFGEWLRRANRRTEARSHLRAAHDAFTAMGAEAFAERAGRELAATGETGRQHGAGAADTMALTAQESAVARLAAAGESNPGIAAMLFLSPRTVEWHLRKVYLKLGITSRRELAASLHPG, translated from the coding sequence GTGCAGGCCACCACGAACGGCGGCGCGGTGCGGGGCCGCCGCAGGGAGCTGCTCGGCCGCCGGAAGGAACAGCGTGTCCTCGACGAGCTGCTGCGGGATGTCCGTGCCGGGCGAAGCCGCGCCCTGGTGCTTCGGGGCGAGGCAGGCAGTGGGAAGACCGCACTGCTCGACTGCCTGGCCGGGCGCGGGTCGCGCGTACACATTCTGCGCACGTCCGGGGTCGAGTCAGAGTCGGAAATCACTTACTCCGGTGTGCAGAAGCTGTGCGCCCCGCTGCTGAGCCACCTGAAGCGGCTGCCGGAGCCGCAGCGTGCTGCCTTGAACATCGCGTTCGGGCTCAGCGACGGTGCAGCCCCCGATCTGCTGGTGCTCGGGATGGCGACGCTGGGCCTCTTCGCCGAGGCGGCCCTGGAGAAGCCGGTGGTGTGCCTGATCGATGACGTCCAGTGGCTGGACCGGTTGTCCGGGCTGATCCTGGCATTCGTGGCCCGGCGGCTCGACGCCGAATCGGTGGCCCTGGTCTTCGCCGCGCGAGAGCAGGATTGCGGTGACGTCCTGAGAGGGGTTCCGGAGCTGACGGTGCCGGGCCTGCCGGAGTCCGACGCGCAGGCTTTGCTGAACTCGGTGCTGGTGGGGCCGGTCGATGCGCACGTACGGCACCGGATCGTGGCCGAGACGCGCGGCAACCCACTCGCGCTGCTGGAGCTGACGCGCGGGCTGTCGCCGGCGGAGCTGGCTTTCGGATTCGGTGGCCTGAGCCCGGCCCCACTGGCCGGCCGGGTCGAGGAGGGCTTCCGCCGGCGGATCGCCGCTCTGCCACGGGACACACGTACGGTGCTGCTGGCCGCAGCGATTGAACCGGTCGGTGACACCGTGCTGCTGTGGCGGGCGTTGCGGCTGCTCGGCGTCGACCCTGAGGCGGTGATGCCGGCGGAGACCGACGGGCTGATCGAATTCGGCATCTCGGTGCGGTTCCGGCATCCGCTGGTGCGTTCGGCGGCCTGGCGTTCAGGAACCGCGGCCGACCTGCGACAGGTGCATCAGGCCCTGGCCGAGGTGACCGATCCGGTCCGGGACCCGGACCGGCGGGCGTGGCATCGGGCGCACGCTGCTGCCGGCGCGGACGAGGAGGTCGCCGCGGAGCTGGTCCGGATGGCCGACCGGGCGCGGACACGGGGCGGACGGTCGGCGGCCGCAGCCTTCCTGGAACGGGCAGCCGGATTGACCGGGACGCCGGCCCGCCGCGGTGCGCTTCTCCTGGACGCGGCCGCCGCCCGGGCTGCCGCCGGCTCGTACGCTCAAGTCCCGGACCTGCTGGCGATGGCCGAAATGGCGCCCCTGCCCGATTTCGAACGGGCCCGGGCCGAGCGGCTGCGCGCGCACGTGACATTCGCGCTCGAACCCGGCCGCACCGCGGGACCGGCGCTGCTCGCCGCCGCCGACCGTCTCCGGAGGTTCGACCGGGACGCCGCCCGCGACACGTTTCTCACCGCGCTCGGTGCAGCCGTGTACGCCGGCCGGTTCGGTGGACAGGATCTGCGTCGGGCGGCTGAGGCGGCGCGTGACGTGCCGTCCGGGCGGAGCTTCCCCGATTTGCTCCTGGCCGGCCTGGTCTCCTGGGTCCTCGACGGCCACGCCGCGGCGATGCCGGCACTGCACAGCGCCTTGGACGCGATGGGAGCGCCGGAGGACGCCGGCCTGATCTGGCTGGCGTCGCCGGTGGCGCACGAGGTGTACCGGATGGATCTCGCCGACCGGATGAGCGAGCAGGCGGTCTGTTTCGCCCGCGCAACCGGCGCACTCTCGCTGCTCCCTACTGCGCTGGTGTTGCGAGCGGACAGCCTGCTGTCCGCGGGCCGCTTCGCCGACACCGCGAATCTGCTGGCGGAAGTGGACGCGGTCAGCCAGGCAACCGGCGGGCCGGTCCAGCAGTCGGCCCGTCTGACATTGGCCGCCTACAGGGGTCACCAGCGGTCCGCCGCACCGCTGATCGACTCAAAGCTGCGCGAGGCCGCCGAACGCGGTGACGGCCGGCTGCACACGCTGGCCAGCCACGCCAAAGCGGTGCTCGGCAACGGGCTCGGAGATCACCAGGCGGCACTGAACGCGGCCCGGGACGGCGCCTCCCACGAGGATCTGGCCCTGCACGGCCGGCTGCTGAGCGAACTCGTCGAAGCGGCCGCACGAGCCGGGGACGCGGTGACGGCGGCAGAGGCGCGGGATCGGCTCGCCGAGCGGACCGCGGCGGCCGGCACCTCATGGGCACTCGGCGCGCAGGCGGTCGCCGACGCCCTCGCCGGCCCGCCGGGGAAAGCCGAGGAACGTTACCGGGAGGCGGTAGATCTGTTCACCACCGAGACAGCGATCGAGGGCTTCCGGGCCCGGTTGCTCTTCGGTGAGTGGCTGCGCCGCGCCAATCGCCGCACCGAGGCACGGTCGCACCTGCGGGCAGCGCACGACGCGTTCACCGCCATGGGGGCCGAGGCTTTCGCCGAGCGGGCCGGGCGGGAACTGGCTGCGACCGGTGAAACCGGGCGCCAGCACGGTGCGGGGGCGGCCGATACGATGGCTCTGACGGCACAGGAGTCGGCGGTGGCGCGGCTGGCAGCGGCGGGGGAGAGTAACCCGGGGATCGCGGCGATGCTGTTCCTGAGTCCTCGGACGGTCGAGTGGCACCTGCGCAAGGTCTATCTCAAGCTTGGCATCACGTCCCGGCGCGAGCTCGCCGCGAGCCTGCACCCGGGCTGA
- a CDS encoding alpha/beta fold hydrolase: MPDVTVVLVHGAFAESASWNGVIERLAAADVAAVTVANPLRGVATDAAYVRDVVASLDTPVILVGHSYGGQVITQAAADAPAVRALVFVAAFAPEIGETALVLSNRFVGSTLGDAVVARPLTGGGLELSISPAKFPHQFAADADPGQAALMAITQRPITEAALNEALTGDEPAWRRLPSWFIWGSEDRNIPAAALRWMGERAGGKELIEISGAGHALPVSQPDPVADTILQAVAAVRA, from the coding sequence CGGCCAGTTGGAACGGCGTGATCGAGCGCCTCGCCGCCGCGGACGTCGCTGCCGTCACGGTTGCCAACCCGCTGCGCGGCGTCGCCACCGATGCCGCCTACGTCCGTGATGTCGTCGCGTCCCTCGACACGCCCGTCATTCTGGTCGGTCACTCGTACGGCGGTCAGGTCATCACCCAGGCCGCCGCCGATGCCCCGGCCGTACGCGCCTTGGTGTTCGTGGCCGCGTTCGCCCCCGAGATCGGCGAAACCGCGCTGGTCCTGTCCAACCGCTTCGTGGGCAGCACGCTCGGCGACGCCGTCGTCGCCCGCCCGCTGACCGGCGGTGGCCTCGAGCTCTCGATCTCCCCCGCGAAGTTCCCGCATCAGTTCGCCGCGGATGCCGACCCGGGTCAGGCAGCGCTGATGGCGATCACTCAGCGGCCGATCACCGAAGCCGCCCTCAACGAGGCCCTGACCGGTGACGAACCCGCCTGGCGACGGCTGCCGAGCTGGTTCATCTGGGGAAGCGAGGACCGCAACATCCCGGCCGCCGCGCTGCGCTGGATGGGCGAACGCGCCGGCGGCAAGGAGTTGATCGAGATCTCCGGCGCCGGGCACGCCCTGCCGGTCTCCCAACCCGATCCGGTCGCCGACACGATCCTGCAGGCCGTCGCCGCCGTGCGCGCCTGA